The genomic segment AACTCTCttaactatatttatttttttagacatgtccattgatttttaaattcaagtgaGCTTGTCTTGAGGAggaatctataaaaataaaaattttcaatcaatcaaaatttgttgtgttatttttattttattgttacataaaaataaaataaatttgagataaatgacatggaaaataaataagcctttattttttaatttttttttatcaatggaaGGTTGACACATGGGAGGagatatttaagatatttatcattaatataagatcccacaaataaaaatcaataaataaaataatatcatgcgGTATTGACAAAAAACTTGAATACCTCTACAAATCTCTATATAAAGGGTCTCACTCTAgatataaagaatatttttttcaaagaaaatacaaaattttctttaagataAGCTTTTTAAGTAAGGAAACTCTCACAAAAGCTCTCAAGTCTTTTTCAgcaacactttgaagacaaatcaaaggtATTTTACAAAGtatcaaatcatcaaatctTGTTCTGCAGTGCATGTTCATAATCATATTCTTGTAAAGCACAAATCTTGACTTgatcttataaataaataaagtcactacaaatcaaattcaagaaaataatcaaattattgttttatttttatgtatgaatagtttaaataatcaaatacttaacctattcatatattttgataaaattaaatatttacacaCAAGTGGTTGTTTTTGCAGGTACTTAAATTGTGTCCAGTAATATTCTTGACAGTTCAGAGGATTTAAAACTTTGTTGTAAAGTCTTTCAGCAACAAAGAAAGTGTTTATACAGGAGAAAGCATTCATAAAATCTCAGTTATAAAGCTTACAGTCATCCATTTAAAAGTTGCAACCACGTCCTGTTCATAAGAGGAAAGATTTGACTATATATAAGGCAACGACAACAAGACAGCAAGCTAAATACCTTAATCCGGTTTTGACAGGGAATCAATAAGCTCGTATCTAAGCATTTTTCTGAGGCCTACAAACAGCAGAATGACGGCAAGCCAACTTTGAATAAATTCTGTATAATTTTTTAGACTGATCAAAAAGTTCAAAATAATGTAATCAAAATGTTGTGctagaaaaggaagaaaggagAGCATAATAGAAGCGTTATTCTCTTTTGATGCCTCCATGCGACCACCCTGAGAAGCCTCCATGGCCCTCATTCATAGGGCCTGAGTAGTCCCCAAACGTAATACAACTTCCTGTTGCACAATGCCCCCTTGTAATTTTTACCTTCACACGTTCCATCAATCTCAAAGTATATCTATCCTCTTCTTCTCTAGTTGCTAGAATTGAGTGCCCTGTCGAGTGTGACCTTGACATTCCCAATATCTTTTCATGCCCTTCGTTTTGTCTGTCCACATCCTGAGTCGAGCTTCCTCTACCATGTCCTTCTCTACCTTCCTCGCCACTATCTTCGCTAACATGAATGCTAATGGCATGCTCTAGCAATACATTTGTTTCATTAGTATCATGCACATTAATGTCCGCTCGGTGATCTCCTATCCGAGCCTTTTCCAATACTTCCTTAGGCAAGTCAAGATCTCTACGACAAACTGGACATGTTTTGTGGGATTCAAGCCAAAGATCAATGCATTCTTGGTGGAAAACATGGTAGCAAACCGTTAAAAGGCGTACTAGATCTTCATCGGAAAACTCTGCCAAGCAAATTGCACATTCAAGTCCGTGTTGTTCGCGTCGAAAATCTTTGACGCTTGAATATGTAAATGTTGGAAAAAGTTGTATTTGTGAAGAATCAAGTCCGGGATTCTCTTTTGAACTAGCCGGATTTACAAGGCCAAGTGAACTCTGCCTGAGATGCCAACCGTGGACGATGCCTTccataaaaaatctataaaagcATATAGAGAAGAAACCTACAAAGAAGAGCACAAGAAGAATTACGGTTACAAGTAGGGTTATTGCCGGTGAGCCAATTGATAGAGTTGTTGGGTATGATGAAGAATTAGACGACATCGAGGATCAGAGATGTAGCCTAGTCGGCTGGCCGGAGCTTGGAGTTTCGCCGGCCTTAGGTTTTTGCATGGATGAAGGGAAATTCAATCAAGAGAAAATGAATCTATTTCTGTTGTGTTGGTTGAATTTGAGGCCTAAtaaggaagagagaaagaggcaCTTCAATGTGGTTGGGATCATATAAGAAGGTGGCTTAATTTGGAACGGTGATGTAGAGACATCAGTTTCTTGTCCTTGGCTCTGGAATGATTGGTTTCTTGCCCTTGACAGAGATAATGGCCATTGAACGAGTCCTTGTGAGAAGGGTGAGGAGCTTTGTCTGAACAGCAGCAATTTTGGCTCAGCTAATTTCTCTCATCCTATTGTGCCAAAACAAATAGtaacacttttcttttttaggtcATTGGTCCTCTTTTCACATAATCACCAAACTCAAAATGTCCCACTCAACCCAACCAGATTCAGATCATTTGTACCAATCACACGAaatcacaatcaagattgaatcTGGAGTGATGTTACTGTCACACCTGAGATTAATATGGTCTTGCCTTGGCCGTCCGGGGTTATGatgccagccagccagccaacCTACCAACCAACCGCTAGACGAGGGTTCAAGCCATGGTACCTCTCAGTACATAATTAGTGCAACTACTTTTTGTAACCTTAAAATGCAATGTTTCAAGCTTTGGCAGTAATAATGGCGGAATGCTTAACATGGTAATAACTGGTTGCGCACTTTTTGGTTTcattgtttcctcgatatactCTGCTAGCATTTGAACCCTTGGAATTAGAATAGCTTCTAGTAGATCAGTTTCTGTCTTGGTTTCACATCTCAGCTACAGGGACAAAAATCTATATATCAAGGGAAtcgacaaaaacaaaattaatgtcCTGCAAATAAGGAATCTTTTAGGCTTTCCAATTCAACCACTACGGGCGGCAGCAAAAAAGCTTCCATTTTCCAACCACACGGTATCTGTAGTTCTGGATAAATTCCACAGGCCTTTATTTGGAGTGACTGAAAACAATGTCGTCGCCCACATATACCTGCATGAAATTTGATCAAAACCCtccttgaataaaaatataacgcAGGGTTGATAAACTAGCGACCGTTGAGTAGGTTATAAGATGCTGCTGGGACAACATTATACCAGATCCTAAAGCACAGTGATTTACCCCGGTCTTTTCCAACACCTCTTCATAGGTTTCTCTCtccccttttattttctattttcatatTCCCTTCTTACAAATGCTAATGGCAAACAGATCTTctcgaaaagaaaagaaaaaaaatggcaagACAATCATATCCAAAAGGCAAACTTTGCATAAATTTTGCACAACAAGGGTTCATAATGATATTAGAACAAAGGTAGGATTCATGGTTTTTTCATCCAAATAATAATCTCAAAATTTGCCCAGCTCAATTTCGACTTTCTGTTTACCTAAGCAGATACGGCCTCACATAACCAGTCTCCCTTGTCGTCCATCTTATAGCTCAGAACGTGCAAATTTCATGACAAAAGTTGTTTGACAACTGCTGACCTGCACATCCCAGCTAAAACTGCAATTAATGCGAGGGGGAGACCGTGGGagctaaatattaaattggGAAATTAATCCAAAGTGGTACAACTACAAAGACAACAGATCTCCTTGGATACGAGACATCCAGTTATCATACTTCACTACAAAGATCAACACTATAAATGCAGTACAAGCTTCAAATTTCCACACTGGAAACTCAAATTCATGCATAAACACTACGGGTTTGACATTCCAATGAGCAAGGGATCATCCTGAAACTTCAAGCCAGTAAACATAGACCTCTTCAATCTAAGAGCTGAAGCTTCCCAATCTCTTCAAGTCTCAAGAAAACAAACTCTGCACTTGGCCATTTAAACCTTCTTGCACGTGTCCTTGAACATTTTAAATTCTATCAGAATGCtacacaggaaaaaaaaaacctgaccCTATTCAATGTCATCAATCCAGTCACCATATATCCTACTGATTTTGTCTGGACCCTTCCATTTCTGATGAGTTCTTTGTCCAGGCCTCTGAATAAGAATAGATGATTTCTGTGACGGAACTCCAAGGTGATAAACATCTGAATTAGGCACAGAAGTAACTGATGCGACCACAGTTTCTGGTGGAGTTTTTGAAGGCACTCCTCCCTGCTTTGACTCAACAGGGACAAAAGCAGAATCTTTTGCATCCATCTCCACAAGCCCTCCACCGTAACGGTGTAACTCTGCAGTCAGACAATTCAACTCCAAAGTTAACATCTAGCATACTTCAATCACatcaaaggggaaaaaaaaggaaccaaagaaagaaaggggaaaaCAAAAGAGGAGCTCCATCATCATGCTAGTACTCTGAACCGACATTAATCCAACACATAGAGAACAACAACTAGTATTcctctttgaaaaaaataactctgTGTTTCATGTTCTTATCCATGCAAAGGGGAAAAAGGATAAAACCAGCAATTATCAGATGTTCATAAACATGACCAAGGAAATCTAATGACAGAAAACATGCCACATGTTAGGCATTTATACTTTTGAATAAGATAAGAATGGCATTTCAATTCTCATTTGATATGTGGAACCTTTCAACAGTTTGCATTAAACAACAAACttataaattgttaaagaaACACGCATCAAGCAACAGCATATCAGACCagaagtaaaggaaatgaaatctCACTGCAAATTATCTAATACTATGGAAAGACATTtaaattttcctttaatttaattgGGAAATAAAACAAAGCGATCTTTAGACATGTGGTGTAAACAACAGCAAGATAGCTCATGTTAAGCATTCATAAAATGTCAGCAGTTTATGGCACCAACTAATGTAACAAAACTCAAATGAAGTCCCAGGTTAGCTGGATGTCATTCACCTTCTGTTATGAAGGCATTGCAGCTAGTTACTTAGCAGTACAAGAATCAAAATGCCCCCAAACCGAAGCGTTTTCAGGTCAGGAACATaaacaaatatctattttattcaGAAATTGAGATGTGTGAACATCTTAAACCATTAAACTAAGAAATATACGTCCTTCAACTGGTAGTACATGCCAGCTAATACTTCCATAAAAGATATGCACAGCCATTACACACGAcataccaaaaaaagaaaaaaagaaaaacataagtcTTCTATTTGTCTGGCATCGAAATCAATCAAACATGTTCCACTTTCTAATACTGGGGCACCCTTAAATAACATATGCAACCAAACAACTCTTTCAAAATTATAGAAGTCACGACCTTTTACATTTATTCAGTACCAAATAATCAATAGAAAATTTCTCCTGCTCATAAATCCTAGTCCTTACCGAAAACTGAAATCATCAATAGTACAAAATTCACAATTCATGAGGCATACCTCCTACTCCATGAGCAAAGTGACACTTATTCCCAAATGGGCAATATCCAGTAAGTTCCCACTTGTTACAAATTCTTGTCTTCCAATTTGATGGCTTCACATTAACTGCATTGCTACCTGcatttcctcctcctcctactcctccacctccacctccacctccacctcctcctcctccacctccacctccacctccacctccacctccacctccacctccacctcctcctccaccaccccCCCCTCCATACCCTCCAGGCCCCAAACTTATTGCCACACTCTCCCGATTCTTTGACTGCTCATCGTGCAAAAACGTGCAATTATCTCCATACGGACACCCTTCCTCTGTATAAAACTTCTTACAATGCCTCCCTTTATAAGACCGCTGTGTCTCCGCTCCAAATCCCACTATTGATGGGATTTGAAATTCCTCTCTGGCATCCACTGTGTTCCCTCTCTCTTCTTCATGCGCAGCCACTATCTCCTGCCAGTTTGGAGGTGGACGCCGAAGCTCCTCCATGCTGTGTGCAAAGTTGCAGTTTGTGATGTAAGGGCATGTGCCTGCCCGGAACTTACAGCAAAGTTTGGtcttgaaaaacattttcccaATCGATTTCTTTGAATTCAATTCCTGGGAATTGTTTTTCGATTTCTTATTTGGTGGTTCGCTACCAGAAAGTGTTTCTGAGGATTGGTAATTGGAATTGGAAGGAGTGTTGTCATTAAGGCCATCAGAATTATTCCAAAAACGGTAATCATCTTCTGTGGCCCAAACAGAATTGGAATCAGAGGAATTTGAAATCCAGCTATCTGGACCAGTAATTGGAATTACATTTACACCAGAAAAATCCCTATTGTAATCCATTTTATAACTTAAAACCAACTAAACAAATGATATTAAAGTAGAAAACTTTGAAGATGAAACCCTAACTGGTGATGAAGATGAAAAAACAGTACATAAAACACGAAACCCATGAACTAAAATTGATAGAAATGAAGCAAGGATGTGAAATTAGCAAAATTTGAGAAACGGATATTTTAATTAACCCACCAAGGACCGAGTAACACAGAACTTGACCTAAAACAACATCCGATGCAGAAAGAACTGAAATTAAAGGGTTTTCAATTACCTGATCAAAGGAGGAAACTTGACATTCAATTACCTGAATTCTTGAAATGGGTTTTTAGTTAACACTTCTAAGACTAGATTCAAAAGGGTTTTCAATAAAACTTGCGGTGAAAATgagataaatattgaaataCTAGTACAGCAGCAGCAGGTAAAACCTCAAAATTCATGGATAAATGGGTTTTGGATCCAGGGGCTTGGGATATGGAGGAGAATTTAGAAACTATTAAGAGAAAAATGGGAGTGAAAATAGAAAATTTGAGCGTCTAAAGTGGAAACAAAGCATGTAGACTTTTTGAGGGGTGGTGATAAAGCTTCGAAATATTGAGATGGATTTTGGTTGTAGGAGAGCGACAGGAAATAGATAGATTAGATTTCGATTTtccaaaaatacacaaaaactctgttccaataataataaaaaaagaaatcaatgaaGTTATCGAGAAGAGAAATCTGAAATGTACTCCATGTCCAaattccttccttccttccttccttccttttgtttttgtgtcaTTTCGTTTATAAATGATCTGATCCAATCTTCATTGAGAAGACCTCAAGAATGTTTGGATATGATATCAgataaagaattttatttaGTACACCAGCTTCTCACTTTTTAtcgtaataaaaattaaaattcacatacttgattgattaaaattaaaaatcatttatataacattactctttttttcccttttccacCCTTGTTAAAACCCAAAGGAAAAACCTCAAGTATACCCCCAAATTATTGGGATATAATCAATTTTgtttccaaaaatatttatattaattgtaTCCCCAAGCCATCTGGGCTTTTCAATTGGGTTCTGTTAAATGTTTTCTTAACCAGAAAACATGGATGAAAAGGCTTAATTCAGAATTCTTAAAATGTTAGGGATAAACTTGgtacaaataattatttataaataaaattaaaactatatttatataaGTGGGGACTATTTCTTAGGCTAACCCAAATCCAAAAAAGCCATGTATCAGGGACGACTGACGTGGCTTTGCAATGGAGTGGTAGATTTGGGTCAACGCAGAGAAGAGTGTCATTCAGAAGTAGAGAATGGGTTCAAGCTGGGAGATTGACCAGGGATTCCAAGCGAAGTTTTTAATCGGTTTTCCAGCTGTGGGTTGGTGGAatgctataaaataaaatatacatataaatattattaaaataaattgataatagcATTGCACGCGTAAGAGCTTGAGGTCGAGCCACTTCATTCAAGCAACACATGAGAAGTGATGTGATGATCAAATGGTGATTTAGGGTGATGTTTAGATCATCTTggtatcttttcttttcaaggtGATATGTGTTGTATACAAACTTTATTTTAGCAtcaacaatcttttttttttatcattctttccactcttctctttgattttcttaccataatctttttatattttcaaagcagctttttaaaaaaaatttcaaatttagatgatgattttattattattattattattatttattttatttgagatgatttataaaattaattttttttaaaaaaaaattcatctttcaTATCTGATCCTCGttgtttttattactatttgtttagttttgcttctttttcttaattaaatttactttttaatttaattcctcaacatttagtttaattttaatttgacatcagatttgattcttattttttttattgttatttgaattatttaggcaatttttttagacttaaatatttttctatttcattatttaatataaaattagttgaaaatgagtttcttgattgaacCCAAGTTTAGAATTTCACGGGTTGCTAGTTTAGAAGATTAAACCTGTAAGATTAATTAGAGATTataagagattttttattttggttttccaACTAGTGTGGGTTGGTGTGGTGCTATAAAAGctgaaataaagaataaatacaaatattattaaaaacaaattgatgctAGCATTGCACGCATG from the Populus nigra chromosome 1, ddPopNigr1.1, whole genome shotgun sequence genome contains:
- the LOC133674767 gene encoding RING-H2 finger protein ATL29-like; its protein translation is MSSNSSSYPTTLSIGSPAITLLVTVILLVLFFVGFFSICFYRFFMEGIVHGWHLRQSSLGLVNPASSKENPGLDSSQIQLFPTFTYSSVKDFRREQHGLECAICLAEFSDEDLVRLLTVCYHVFHQECIDLWLESHKTCPVCRRDLDLPKEVLEKARIGDHRADINVHDTNETNVLLEHAISIHVSEDSGEEGREGHGRGSSTQDVDRQNEGHEKILGMSRSHSTGHSILATREEEDRYTLRLMERVKVKITRGHCATGSCITFGDYSGPMNEGHGGFSGWSHGGIKRE
- the LOC133674758 gene encoding zinc finger CCCH domain-containing protein 12-like; this translates as MDYNRDFSGVNVIPITGPDSWISNSSDSNSVWATEDDYRFWNNSDGLNDNTPSNSNYQSSETLSGSEPPNKKSKNNSQELNSKKSIGKMFFKTKLCCKFRAGTCPYITNCNFAHSMEELRRPPPNWQEIVAAHEEERGNTVDAREEFQIPSIVGFGAETQRSYKGRHCKKFYTEEGCPYGDNCTFLHDEQSKNRESVAISLGPGGYGGGGGGGGGGGGGGGGGGGGGGGGGGGGGGGGGGGGVGGGGNAGSNAVNVKPSNWKTRICNKWELTGYCPFGNKCHFAHGVGELHRYGGGLVEMDAKDSAFVPVESKQGGVPSKTPPETVVASVTSVPNSDVYHLGVPSQKSSILIQRPGQRTHQKWKGPDKISRIYGDWIDDIE